The following proteins come from a genomic window of Candidatus Bathyarchaeota archaeon:
- a CDS encoding thioredoxin family protein, which produces MKELNVEVIGSDPPCPRCRKTRENVERAASKHGVKVKITHLNASSREVVEKYGVLVTPALAVNGVIKTVGRIPSEEEVERILAESSK; this is translated from the coding sequence GAGTTAAACGTTGAGGTAATAGGCTCAGACCCACCATGCCCAAGGTGCAGAAAGACCCGTGAAAATGTCGAGAGAGCAGCATCAAAACATGGAGTCAAAGTAAAAATCACACATTTGAACGCATCCTCCAGAGAGGTCGTAGAGAAGTATGGGGTTCTGGTGACACCAGCCTTAGCAGTAAACGGCGTAATCAAGACTGTGGGTAGAATACCCAGCGAGGAAGAGGTGGAGAGAATCCTCGCAGAATCATCTAAATGA
- a CDS encoding permease, producing MQITRTIRTAILLAFIIFIFGALIYSRVMAYSLAPTMKTADFHGLPIWYIPIAYLIDYFSHGWICLLFAFVVAGLIYEMIPKDIITRYMSGSKSAGYILALIIAPFLTVCSCTMVPLFAGVLYSGAGIGPAITFLLMAPSSNILAILLTGELLYWELAWVRILVSIVVALIAGVIISRTPFGRAVEQEHQTNRANIQTDMKLVQPPLDERLWTAIKFGGYLAKQILPYFIMGLIAVAYIEAYLPEDIVGTYLTGIQGVLIASVLGGPLYTPTLVEIVIGRGLWNLGMSKGALLSWLMGQPYDVANALAVSRIARWKVVLTYMVIAWAGSVIFGILYGIFAGSL from the coding sequence ATGCAGATCACTAGAACGATAAGGACGGCTATACTCTTAGCCTTCATAATCTTCATCTTCGGGGCCCTAATATATTCAAGGGTCATGGCTTACTCTCTCGCGCCTACAATGAAAACCGCCGACTTTCATGGACTCCCAATATGGTATATTCCGATAGCTTACCTCATCGACTATTTCAGCCACGGCTGGATCTGCCTCCTCTTCGCATTTGTCGTAGCAGGCCTCATCTACGAGATGATTCCTAAAGACATTATCACCCGTTACATGAGTGGAAGCAAGTCAGCCGGTTACATTCTAGCTCTAATAATCGCCCCGTTCCTAACAGTGTGCTCATGCACAATGGTCCCACTATTTGCAGGGGTCCTATACAGTGGAGCAGGTATAGGTCCGGCGATAACGTTTCTTTTGATGGCCCCCTCATCAAACATTCTAGCCATCCTTCTTACTGGAGAGTTATTGTATTGGGAGTTGGCGTGGGTTAGAATCTTAGTATCGATTGTAGTCGCCCTGATAGCGGGCGTCATCATCTCCAGAACACCATTCGGCAGAGCAGTGGAGCAGGAACATCAAACGAATAGAGCCAACATCCAGACCGATATGAAGCTTGTTCAGCCACCTCTGGATGAGAGGCTCTGGACCGCCATCAAATTCGGAGGCTACCTAGCCAAGCAGATCCTCCCATACTTCATCATGGGCCTCATCGCCGTAGCCTATATCGAGGCATACCTACCTGAAGACATTGTGGGAACCTACCTAACAGGGATTCAAGGAGTTCTAATAGCCTCAGTCCTAGGCGGCCCACTATATACTCCGACACTCGTTGAGATAGTGATTGGGAGAGGATTATGGAATTTAGGAATGTCCAAGGGCGCACTCTTATCATGGTTGATGGGGCAACCATACGACGTAGCCAATGCTCTAGCAGTTTCAAGGATCGCCAGATGGAAGGTTGTCCTGACATACATGGTAATAGCTTGGGCTGGAAGCGTCATATTCGGAATATTATATGGAATCTTTGCTGGAAGCCTCTAA